The Edaphobacter sp. 12200R-103 genome contains a region encoding:
- a CDS encoding helix-turn-helix transcriptional regulator: MKPREAAAELGLSYPTIKQWILAGKLETVKTPGGHHLIPRSALAPFLKGRPETEDKRERFQKVSGRNQLIGTIVEIRIEGLLAKVVLSIGDQRITSIITADAVREMKLRKGERAAALMKSTEVMITRV; encoded by the coding sequence TTGAAGCCGAGAGAGGCGGCGGCGGAACTAGGTCTGAGCTATCCAACGATCAAACAGTGGATCCTTGCCGGAAAGCTGGAGACCGTGAAGACGCCGGGCGGCCATCACCTGATTCCGCGCAGTGCCCTGGCGCCGTTTCTGAAGGGTCGGCCTGAAACCGAGGACAAGCGGGAGCGTTTCCAGAAGGTGAGCGGCCGCAACCAGTTGATCGGGACGATTGTGGAGATCAGGATCGAGGGACTTCTGGCAAAGGTGGTGCTTTCGATTGGCGATCAGCGGATTACTTCGATTATTACGGCGGATGCTGTGCGTGAGATGAAGCTGCGCAAAGGGGAGCGAGCGGCGGCGCTGATGAAGTCGACCGAGGTGATGATTACCCGGGTTTAG
- a CDS encoding dihydroorotase translates to MSDILILNGRLIDPANQVDAPRDLLLRDGRVAAVEAPGRMASVEAAQTIDATGLIVAPGLIDVHVHLREPGQTYKETIATGTAAAAAGGYTSVVAMPNTVPVNDTVEKLQWMLDGERGSAVKLFAMPAATIGSMGERLTDFEALRRAGAVGFTDDGKPVLEDQVMRDALIAAARVEAPVSQHAEDTRLTGGCSMNAGSMAFRLGLRGMPVEAEVRIVERDIQLLRDIERAEGLRPHLHVQHVSTSRAIQAIQQAKQEGLHVTCEIAPHHFALNEEAVGDYDTHAKMNPPLRVEQDRLQMIQALVDGIADCIATDHAPHAAFEKKQEFERAPNGITGLETALGLALRVLHRDRGLPLSRIVELMSTTPASIISLAGRGSLGVGRYADVVIFDAADKWTFRAEDSRSKSRNTPFDGASMLGKVRYTLCEGRIVYQA, encoded by the coding sequence ATGAGCGACATCCTGATTCTCAACGGCAGGCTGATCGATCCTGCCAACCAGGTCGATGCGCCGCGCGATCTTCTTCTCCGCGACGGGCGCGTAGCCGCCGTCGAAGCTCCTGGCCGGATGGCCAGCGTGGAGGCCGCGCAGACCATCGACGCTACCGGCCTCATCGTCGCTCCGGGGCTGATCGATGTCCACGTCCACCTGCGCGAGCCCGGCCAGACCTACAAGGAGACCATCGCCACTGGAACCGCCGCAGCCGCCGCAGGCGGATACACCTCCGTCGTAGCCATGCCGAACACGGTTCCGGTCAACGACACCGTCGAAAAACTCCAGTGGATGCTCGACGGCGAGCGCGGTTCGGCCGTAAAGCTCTTTGCCATGCCTGCAGCTACGATAGGCAGCATGGGCGAGCGTCTCACTGACTTTGAAGCCTTGCGCCGCGCCGGCGCCGTAGGCTTTACCGATGACGGCAAGCCGGTGCTGGAAGATCAAGTCATGCGCGACGCGCTGATCGCCGCCGCCCGCGTCGAGGCACCCGTCTCGCAGCACGCCGAGGACACGCGCCTTACTGGCGGCTGCAGCATGAACGCCGGTTCCATGGCCTTTCGCCTTGGACTACGAGGAATGCCCGTAGAGGCCGAGGTGCGCATCGTCGAACGCGATATTCAACTGCTCCGCGACATTGAGCGCGCTGAAGGACTCCGCCCGCATCTCCACGTGCAACACGTATCTACATCACGCGCGATTCAGGCCATTCAGCAGGCAAAGCAGGAAGGCCTGCACGTCACCTGCGAGATCGCGCCCCACCACTTTGCTCTCAATGAAGAGGCAGTTGGCGACTACGACACCCACGCCAAGATGAATCCCCCTCTGCGCGTCGAGCAGGACCGCCTGCAGATGATTCAGGCCCTGGTCGACGGCATCGCCGACTGCATCGCCACAGACCACGCCCCCCATGCGGCCTTTGAAAAGAAGCAGGAGTTCGAGCGCGCCCCCAACGGCATCACCGGACTTGAGACCGCACTTGGCCTCGCCCTTCGCGTCCTCCACCGCGATCGCGGCCTTCCGCTCTCCCGCATCGTAGAACTGATGAGCACAACGCCCGCCTCCATCATCTCCCTCGCCGGACGAGGATCTCTGGGAGTCGGCCGCTATGCCGACGTCGTGATCTTCGACGCAGCAGACAAGTGGACCTTCAGGGCTGAAGACTCGCGGTCGAAATCCCGCAACACCCCCTTCGATGGCGCTTCCATGCTCGGTAAAGTCCGCTATACCCTCTGCGAAGGCCGTATCGTCTACCAGGCATAA
- a CDS encoding aspartate carbamoyltransferase catalytic subunit, protein MQKASASASHRPIYAPGSLLSISHLSVADISAILSETAGIASLGHAERTAILRGRTIALLFYESSTRTRTSFELAAKSLGATTTLVSDKSSSIEKGESLKDTGLTLRALGAECIILRHSASGAPFVLARETDLPVLNAGDGMHEHPSQALLDLRTILTRLHGASKAVSVDERSLEGVTVTITGDIFHSRVARSNAMLLPRLGARVLLCGPPRLLPEEALSLGPGIEIERDFDRALARSQVVMMLRIQKERLAGMELNLGDYISHYQLNSERLRTHAPSALVLHPGPMIRGLEISDDVADGPQSAIEEQVAHGLAIRSALLARALASGNFKGLNV, encoded by the coding sequence ATGCAAAAGGCAAGTGCATCCGCGTCTCATCGGCCCATCTACGCCCCGGGCTCTCTACTTAGCATCAGCCATCTCTCCGTTGCAGATATCTCCGCGATTCTCTCCGAAACAGCGGGAATCGCATCCCTGGGCCATGCAGAGCGCACCGCCATCCTCCGCGGCCGCACCATCGCGTTGCTCTTCTACGAATCGAGCACGCGCACCCGCACCTCCTTCGAGCTGGCGGCCAAATCTCTCGGCGCCACCACCACCCTCGTCAGCGACAAATCCTCTTCCATCGAAAAAGGCGAGAGCCTCAAGGACACCGGCCTGACGCTGCGCGCGCTGGGAGCCGAATGCATCATCCTGCGCCACTCCGCCTCAGGAGCCCCCTTTGTCCTCGCCCGTGAGACTGACCTGCCTGTCCTCAACGCAGGCGATGGCATGCACGAGCATCCCTCGCAGGCGCTGCTCGACCTGCGCACCATCCTGACGCGCCTGCATGGCGCTTCCAAAGCCGTATCGGTCGACGAGCGTTCGCTCGAAGGCGTCACCGTGACCATCACCGGCGATATCTTCCACAGTCGCGTCGCCCGCTCCAACGCCATGCTGCTCCCCCGCCTCGGAGCCCGTGTCCTGCTCTGCGGCCCGCCCCGGCTGCTCCCGGAAGAGGCCCTCAGCCTCGGCCCCGGAATCGAGATCGAGCGCGACTTCGATCGCGCCCTGGCCCGGTCGCAGGTCGTCATGATGCTCCGTATCCAGAAGGAGCGCCTTGCCGGCATGGAGCTCAACCTTGGCGATTACATCAGCCACTATCAGCTCAACAGTGAGCGGCTGCGAACCCACGCTCCTTCGGCACTCGTCCTGCATCCCGGTCCCATGATCCGCGGCCTCGAGATCTCCGACGACGTCGCCGACGGTCCGCAATCGGCCATCGAAGAGCAGGTGGCCCACGGACTTGCCATCCGGTCCGCCCTGCTGGCACGGGCATTGGCATCCGGCAACTTCAAAGGTTTGAACGTATGA
- the pyrR gene encoding bifunctional pyr operon transcriptional regulator/uracil phosphoribosyltransferase PyrR, whose protein sequence is MSADLELSTPKIREKGRLMSASEIERTLVRLAHEIVEKNNGGENLGLVGIKRRGIPLAQRLAGMIEKIEKHPIDTGSLDISFYRDDLSTSGPRPTVAPGTIGFDVTGRDIVLVDDVLYTGRTIRAALDALFDQGRPRSVQLLALIDRGHRELPIEATYTGRSIPTSNREIIEVKLNEVDGEEQVLLVERVD, encoded by the coding sequence ATGAGCGCAGATCTGGAACTCAGCACACCGAAGATTCGCGAGAAGGGCCGCCTGATGTCGGCCTCGGAGATTGAGCGCACCCTTGTGCGTCTGGCCCACGAGATCGTCGAGAAAAATAACGGCGGTGAAAACCTCGGACTTGTGGGAATCAAGCGCCGCGGCATTCCTCTTGCCCAGCGGCTGGCGGGGATGATCGAAAAGATCGAAAAGCACCCCATCGACACCGGCAGCCTGGACATCAGCTTCTACCGCGACGACCTCTCCACCAGCGGTCCCCGTCCCACCGTCGCCCCCGGAACCATCGGCTTCGACGTCACCGGACGCGACATCGTTCTCGTGGACGACGTACTCTACACAGGCCGCACCATTCGCGCCGCCCTGGACGCCCTCTTCGATCAGGGCCGGCCAAGAAGCGTGCAGCTGCTGGCGCTCATCGACCGCGGGCATCGAGAGCTTCCCATCGAGGCCACCTACACCGGGCGTTCCATCCCCACCTCCAACCGAGAGATCATCGAGGTCAAACTCAACGAGGTCGACGGCGAGGAGCAGGTCCTGCTGGTGGAACGGGTGGATTGA
- a CDS encoding zinc ribbon domain-containing protein: MQAYCHRCEEPLLSGDESPAFCPHCGAPQIYLSDALETASAAGEASTGVLPPPHPQQIDWKAAILCAMMVALVAAVLSVASTRLPAFSFINWLWTISASVVALTLYQRRRPQALMDAMVGAKIGVLVGLTLIASIGVAMAIAGLVARFGLHNMATFDGELRAQIEKAAAANPQPANLMRFIYSPEFKAGIMLAGFSMLAGLVVLMSTVGGAVSGLLRTRRQ; this comes from the coding sequence ATGCAAGCGTATTGCCACCGGTGCGAGGAACCGCTGCTCTCGGGCGACGAGTCCCCTGCGTTCTGCCCTCACTGCGGCGCTCCCCAGATCTATCTCTCCGACGCTCTGGAGACCGCCTCCGCGGCAGGAGAAGCCTCAACCGGCGTCCTTCCGCCGCCGCATCCACAACAGATCGACTGGAAAGCGGCCATCCTTTGCGCCATGATGGTCGCCCTCGTGGCAGCAGTCCTCAGCGTCGCCTCGACTCGCCTTCCGGCCTTCTCTTTCATCAACTGGCTGTGGACCATCAGCGCCTCGGTCGTGGCTCTTACGCTCTACCAACGCCGTCGGCCCCAGGCCCTGATGGATGCCATGGTCGGCGCGAAGATCGGCGTTCTGGTGGGACTTACCCTCATCGCCTCCATTGGTGTCGCTATGGCGATCGCCGGGCTGGTGGCCCGCTTCGGCCTGCATAATATGGCTACCTTCGACGGGGAGCTCCGGGCCCAGATCGAAAAGGCAGCCGCGGCCAACCCTCAGCCCGCTAATCTGATGCGCTTCATCTATTCTCCGGAGTTCAAGGCGGGGATCATGCTGGCAGGCTTCTCCATGCTGGCCGGACTGGTCGTCCTCATGTCCACCGTGGGCGGAGCGGTCAGCGGTCTGCTTCGCACTCGACGCCAGTAG
- a CDS encoding MerR family transcriptional regulator, translating to MSQHQTIRSKTAPSGAEIPDKLYFRIGEVARLCDVPAYVLRFWESEFPQLKPHKGGTGQRLYRRRDVEAVLHIKSLLYDEGYTISGARQAIRIEQKQKAPQLALDMDMARPADSSRQLRKLQKEMRELVAHLSRPPARSAVHSIRPPRASSAPRRTSKDELFRPDGE from the coding sequence ATGTCGCAGCACCAGACAATTCGAAGCAAAACGGCGCCTTCCGGAGCAGAGATTCCGGATAAGTTGTACTTCCGCATTGGAGAGGTGGCGCGGCTTTGCGATGTTCCGGCCTATGTTCTTCGCTTCTGGGAGAGTGAGTTTCCCCAGCTGAAGCCCCATAAAGGGGGCACCGGCCAGAGGCTGTATCGCCGCCGCGATGTTGAGGCCGTCCTGCACATCAAATCGCTGCTTTACGACGAGGGATATACCATCTCCGGCGCGCGGCAGGCGATCAGGATCGAACAGAAGCAGAAGGCGCCGCAACTTGCCCTGGACATGGACATGGCACGGCCAGCGGATTCCTCCCGGCAGCTTCGCAAGCTGCAGAAAGAGATGCGGGAGCTGGTGGCGCATCTCTCCCGTCCGCCTGCGCGAAGCGCCGTTCACAGTATTCGGCCGCCACGTGCCTCCTCTGCGCCACGCAGGACTTCAAAGGACGAGCTCTTTCGTCCGGACGGCGAATAG
- a CDS encoding translation factor GTPase family protein, with amino-acid sequence MRVYAGNEIRNVAVVGHAHSGKTSLIAAMLHAARMTPQLGRVEDGSAVTAYDDEEIARQTTMSNAVAFAEWNGVKVNLIDTPGFHMFVHEARAAMMPAESALIVVNACAGIETMTDRVWKYAMEVALPRAIVVNQVDHPKMGGQEGRRRMIDAMRARWGRQVVPLELPIIDEQGFHGVVDLVTMKSYLYQADGSGRGEPGGIPAALEGESREAHEELVELVAEGKDELMEEFFREGTIPEEHLIQALHEAIREDRVFPVLYTSGLKNIGTDHLLDFLKIYAPAPVEREPIAARAASLMPAGHSNGEAKPGDELTQEEMVMRPITDEEPLALYVYKTMTDPFAGRISFFKVVSGVAKNDTAVENFTRHEMERLLHLSVMQGRKPTEIPELHAGDLGAVPKLRSTLSGDTLGDKAHEIFLEPVAMPEPVMTYAIEPKSRADEDKLAPALHKLMEEDLMVRFFRDPATGEFLVAGAGQTHIEAIVSKLKKRYHTEVTLKAPKVPYRETIRGQAEAQGRHKKQTGGHGQFGDCKIRMEPLPRGSGIVFVNSIFGGAIPKQFIPAVEKGIYESAARGFLAGCPVGDFKVTLLDGSYHDVDSSEMSFKLAAHLAFRKCMEQAKPALLEPVMRVEVEAPEEFAGVLMADLNSRRGRVQGMEASGAGTLIRAEVPMAEMLSYGSSLTAMTQGRGTFRMDTDHYDLVPQQLTEKIIATVKRPSAEYDA; translated from the coding sequence ATGAGGGTCTATGCGGGAAACGAGATCCGCAATGTTGCGGTTGTGGGGCATGCGCATAGTGGAAAGACATCGCTCATAGCAGCCATGCTGCATGCCGCCAGGATGACTCCCCAGTTGGGCCGGGTCGAGGATGGGTCTGCCGTGACTGCATACGATGATGAGGAGATCGCCCGGCAGACGACGATGTCGAATGCGGTCGCCTTCGCGGAGTGGAATGGAGTAAAGGTGAACTTGATCGATACTCCGGGCTTTCATATGTTCGTCCACGAGGCACGCGCGGCCATGATGCCGGCCGAGTCTGCGCTAATCGTTGTCAATGCCTGCGCCGGCATTGAGACGATGACGGATCGCGTATGGAAGTACGCGATGGAAGTAGCTCTTCCGCGCGCCATTGTGGTGAACCAGGTGGATCATCCCAAGATGGGTGGGCAGGAAGGCCGAAGACGGATGATCGACGCCATGCGCGCGCGATGGGGCCGGCAGGTAGTTCCGCTGGAGTTGCCCATTATCGATGAGCAGGGCTTTCATGGCGTGGTGGATCTGGTCACGATGAAGTCGTATCTCTACCAGGCAGACGGGAGCGGACGCGGGGAGCCCGGCGGGATTCCTGCTGCACTGGAGGGCGAGAGCCGCGAGGCGCACGAGGAGCTGGTGGAGCTGGTGGCCGAGGGCAAAGACGAGCTGATGGAGGAGTTTTTCCGCGAAGGGACGATTCCGGAAGAACATCTGATCCAGGCTTTGCACGAGGCGATTCGCGAAGACAGGGTCTTTCCGGTGCTGTACACCAGCGGCCTGAAAAATATAGGCACCGACCATCTGCTGGACTTTCTTAAGATCTATGCTCCTGCCCCGGTGGAGCGTGAGCCGATAGCCGCCCGCGCGGCGAGCCTGATGCCTGCCGGACACAGCAACGGCGAAGCAAAACCAGGCGATGAGCTGACACAGGAAGAGATGGTGATGCGGCCCATTACAGACGAGGAGCCGCTGGCTCTTTACGTCTACAAGACGATGACCGATCCGTTCGCAGGCCGAATCTCGTTCTTCAAGGTTGTCAGCGGGGTTGCGAAGAACGATACGGCGGTCGAGAACTTTACGCGTCACGAGATGGAGCGTCTTCTGCATCTCTCGGTGATGCAGGGCCGCAAGCCGACGGAGATTCCTGAACTGCACGCCGGCGATCTTGGGGCTGTGCCAAAGCTGCGCTCGACGTTGAGCGGCGACACGCTGGGAGACAAGGCGCACGAGATCTTTCTTGAGCCGGTGGCGATGCCCGAGCCGGTGATGACTTATGCGATCGAGCCGAAGTCGCGTGCGGACGAAGACAAGCTTGCCCCGGCCTTGCACAAACTGATGGAAGAGGATCTGATGGTGCGCTTCTTCCGCGACCCTGCGACAGGAGAGTTTCTTGTGGCAGGTGCGGGACAGACGCATATCGAGGCGATCGTCTCCAAACTAAAGAAGCGATACCACACCGAGGTGACGTTGAAGGCCCCGAAGGTACCGTATCGCGAGACGATACGCGGTCAGGCGGAGGCCCAGGGAAGACACAAGAAGCAGACCGGAGGTCATGGCCAGTTTGGCGATTGCAAGATTCGGATGGAACCTCTGCCGCGCGGAAGCGGGATCGTCTTCGTCAACAGCATCTTTGGCGGCGCAATTCCGAAGCAGTTTATTCCTGCGGTGGAGAAAGGAATCTACGAATCGGCCGCTCGTGGTTTTCTTGCAGGATGTCCGGTGGGAGACTTCAAAGTGACGCTGCTGGATGGCAGTTATCACGACGTGGACTCCAGCGAGATGTCGTTCAAGCTGGCAGCGCATCTTGCCTTTCGCAAATGCATGGAACAGGCCAAGCCAGCATTGCTGGAGCCGGTGATGCGGGTGGAGGTAGAAGCTCCGGAGGAGTTTGCGGGAGTGTTAATGGCGGACCTGAACAGTCGTCGTGGTCGCGTTCAGGGCATGGAGGCCTCCGGTGCGGGTACCTTGATTCGCGCTGAGGTTCCCATGGCCGAGATGCTCAGCTACGGTTCGTCGCTGACTGCGATGACGCAGGGACGCGGCACCTTCAGGATGGATACAGACCATTACGATCTTGTCCCGCAACAACTCACAGAAAAGATTATTGCCACCGTAAAGAGGCCTTCGGCGGAGTATGACGCCTGA
- a CDS encoding ABC transporter ATP-binding protein, translating into MNELQSPAKAQSPWLERLRALRNVPPVLHILWESGPWVVTWGLILRVIVAVLPFGIAKVAAIILGDIANVLHGQTLPENFWILVATEVGLNVVFGLLTRAIDYSDALLANRYTQHVSVRVMDQAARLDLTTYENPVFYDRLERARVQATDRLILIQQLGRLVQQVITTLVFSAALAFASPWLVLLLGLGVLPSFLGETHFAFLGYAKNFRQTPAKRQMEYLRQVAGSREGAKEVKLFGLHRFFTERFQVLANQIYREDVALARSKLFIGGLLGIIGTLGYYGAYVYVVWRTLGGHYDIAQFSFLTASIQQASSNLQQVFSTASGIADQALFLTDLLAFFEMKSIVDANPQGRKFPEHLQEGFEFRNVSFAYPGTTRRVLKNFNMKLRRGERIALIGENGQGKTTIVKLITRLYDPTEGQILLDGVDLREYSLEDLHRNIGVIFQDFVRFEMSARENIAIGRIDHINSQPEIEMAAHKSLADDVVAKLAGGYDQMLGRRFEGGVELSGGEWQKIALARAYLRDAQLLILDEPTAALDARSELEVFERFAELTEGKMALLISHRFSTVRMADRIVVLSGGQLIEEGNHEELMAANGVYAGMFEMQAASYR; encoded by the coding sequence ATGAACGAACTCCAAAGTCCTGCAAAGGCTCAGAGCCCCTGGCTGGAGCGGCTGCGGGCGCTTCGCAATGTTCCCCCTGTGCTGCACATCCTGTGGGAGTCCGGACCGTGGGTCGTCACCTGGGGCCTTATCCTTCGTGTCATAGTGGCTGTGCTGCCCTTTGGTATCGCAAAGGTCGCGGCAATCATTCTCGGTGACATTGCGAATGTTCTTCATGGGCAGACATTGCCTGAGAACTTCTGGATTCTGGTAGCGACCGAAGTCGGACTCAATGTCGTTTTCGGTTTGTTGACGCGCGCCATCGACTACTCTGATGCGCTGCTTGCAAATCGATATACGCAACATGTCAGTGTGCGCGTAATGGATCAGGCAGCCCGCCTAGATTTGACGACATATGAAAATCCAGTCTTCTACGACAGGCTGGAGCGTGCTCGCGTTCAAGCGACGGATCGCCTTATATTGATTCAGCAGCTGGGTCGATTGGTCCAGCAAGTGATTACGACGCTCGTTTTCTCTGCGGCACTCGCATTCGCTTCTCCATGGCTCGTGCTTCTGCTGGGACTGGGAGTTCTGCCCTCTTTTCTGGGGGAGACTCACTTTGCCTTTCTGGGATATGCAAAAAACTTTCGCCAGACTCCCGCCAAGCGGCAGATGGAATATCTGCGTCAAGTAGCGGGCAGCCGTGAGGGAGCCAAAGAGGTCAAGCTCTTTGGACTCCACCGTTTCTTCACAGAACGTTTCCAGGTGCTCGCTAACCAGATCTATCGCGAGGATGTCGCTTTAGCGAGATCGAAGCTCTTTATCGGTGGCCTGCTGGGGATCATTGGGACCCTGGGCTACTACGGTGCTTATGTCTATGTCGTTTGGCGTACTCTTGGGGGGCATTACGACATTGCCCAGTTTTCATTTCTCACAGCGTCCATTCAGCAGGCCAGTTCAAATCTGCAGCAGGTATTCTCAACAGCCTCGGGTATTGCGGACCAGGCGTTGTTCCTGACGGATCTGCTGGCGTTCTTCGAAATGAAGTCGATTGTGGATGCAAACCCGCAGGGCCGCAAATTCCCTGAGCATCTTCAGGAGGGGTTCGAGTTTCGCAACGTCTCCTTTGCGTATCCGGGCACGACTCGGCGGGTGTTGAAGAACTTCAACATGAAGCTGCGGCGCGGGGAACGAATTGCGCTGATCGGCGAGAATGGCCAGGGCAAGACGACAATTGTGAAGTTGATCACGCGTCTCTACGATCCGACCGAAGGGCAGATTCTGTTGGATGGCGTAGATCTGCGCGAGTATTCGCTGGAGGACCTTCATCGCAATATCGGAGTAATCTTCCAGGACTTCGTTCGATTCGAGATGTCGGCGCGAGAGAATATTGCGATCGGTCGTATCGATCACATCAATAGCCAGCCGGAGATTGAGATGGCTGCACATAAGAGCCTGGCCGATGACGTAGTTGCTAAACTTGCCGGAGGTTACGATCAGATGCTGGGTCGTAGATTTGAAGGCGGCGTCGAGCTCTCCGGAGGAGAGTGGCAGAAGATTGCGCTGGCAAGGGCGTATCTGCGCGATGCGCAGCTTCTCATTCTGGACGAGCCGACGGCAGCACTGGATGCCCGCAGCGAGCTGGAAGTGTTTGAGCGCTTTGCAGAGCTTACGGAGGGGAAGATGGCCCTTCTGATCTCGCATCGCTTCTCGACGGTTCGTATGGCAGATCGTATTGTCGTTCTTTCTGGCGGTCAGCTGATTGAAGAGGGCAATCACGAAGAGTTAATGGCAGCGAACGGTGTATATGCAGGGATGTTTGAGATGCAGGCGGCCAGCTATCGTTAA